A single Primulina eburnea isolate SZY01 chromosome 11, ASM2296580v1, whole genome shotgun sequence DNA region contains:
- the LOC140806046 gene encoding probable alpha,alpha-trehalose-phosphate synthase [UDP-forming] 7, translating into MMSRSYTNLLDLASGNFPVMGKEKERKRFPRVMTLPGNIAELDDDSAVSVASENQSSIAGDRMIIVANLLPLKAKRRPDNKGWSFSWNEDSVLLRVKDGFPDEMEVLYVGSLPVDVDPIEQDDVSNYLLEKFKCVAAFLPPNILTKYYDGFCKKQLWPLFHYMLPYSADHGNRFDRSMWEAYVFANKMFSQKVIEVLNPEDDFVWIHDYHLMALPTFLRRRFLRLRMGFFLHSPFPSSEIYRSLPVREEILKALLNSDLIGFHTFDYARHFLSCCSRMLGLEYQSKRGYIGLDYYGRTVGIKIMPVGIHMGHIESVMRHADKKMKFEELKQQFEGKTVLLGVDDMDIFKGINLKLLAMEQMLKLHPNWQGRAVLVQIANPSRGKGIDVDEIRSEIEESCKRINRELGKPGYEPIVLLHSPSSISERMAYYSIAECVVVTAVRDGMNLTPYEYIVCRQGVSGAEPGSDLSGPKKSMLVVSEFIGCSPSLSGAIRVNPWNVESTAEAMNEAISMADPEKELRHEKHYRYVSTHDVAFWSRSFLQDMERTCAEHFRKRCWSIGLGFGFRVVALDPNFRKLSMDDIVDAYCRAKSRAILLDYDGTLMPQNSIVKTPSAQVISLLNRLSADPRNIVFMVSGRGRDSLSRWFLPCKKLGLAAEHGYFVRWPQLEEWETSAQSSDFGWMHLAEPVMKSYTEATDGSGIERKESALVWHYQDADPVFGFSQAKEMLDHLESVLANEPVAVKSGQFIVEVKPQGVTKGLVAEKVFASMTENEKKFDFVLCVGDDRSDEDMFEIIGNAVSRRLLSHNTEVFACTVGQKPSKAKYYLDDSSEVIEMLESLAEASGSPASSDEESDSSPRKGSHVSFI; encoded by the exons ATGATGTCAAGATCGTATACTAATCTTTTGGATTTAGCATCCGGAAATTTCCCGGTTATGGGTAAGGAGAAGGAGCGGAAGCGATTCCCAAGGGTAATGACCCTCCCCGGGAATATAGCCGAGCTGGATGATGATTCTGCCGTTAGTGTCGCATCTGAAAATCAGTCTTCTATTGCGGGTGATAGGATGATTATTGTGGCTAATCTTTTACCGCTGAAGGCAAAGAGAAGGCCGGACAATAAAGGGTGGAGTTTCAGTTGGAACGAGGACTCTGTGCTTTTGCGAGTCAAGGACGGCTTTCCGGATGAGATGGAGGTGCTATATGTTGGGTCATTACCTGTTGATGTTGATCCAATTGAACAGGATGATGTTTCCAACTATCTTCTTGAGAAATTTAAATGTGTTGCTGCCTTTTTACCTCCTAATATTTTGACAAAGTATTATGATGGCTTTTGCAAGAAGCAATTGTGGCCTCTTTTTCACTACATGTTGCCTTATTCGGCCGATCACGGGAATCGTTTTGATCGATCTATGTGGGAAGCATATGTGTTTGCAAATAAAATGTTCTCGCAGAAAGTTATCGAGGTGCTAAATCCGGAGGATGATTTTGTGTGGATTCACGATTATCATTTGATGGCTCTACCCACATTTTTGAGGAGGCGCTTTCTCAGATTAAGAATGGGATTTTTCCTCCACAGTCCATTTCCTTCTTCTGAAATATACCGGTCACTTCCAGTTAGAGAAGAAATACTCAAGGCTCTTCTCAACTCTGACCTCATTGGTTTCCACACCTTTGACTATGCTCGTCATTTCCTCTCCTGTTGCAGCCGGATGTTGGGTTTGGAATATCAGTCCAAACGGGGTTATATTGGATTGGATTACTATGGAAGGACTGTTGGGATAAAGATCATGCCAGTTGGAATACACATGGGCCATATCGAATCTGTAATGAGACATGCagataaaaaaatgaaattcgAGGAGCTAAAGCAGCAGTTTGAAGGTAAAACAGTGTTGCTTGGAGTAGATGATATGGATATATTCAAAGGTATCAATTTGAAACTTTTAGCAATGGAGCAGATGCTCAAGCTACATCCAAATTGGCAAGGACGGGCTGTTCTGGTCCAGATTGCAAATCCTAGCAGAGGGAAAGGAATAGATGTGGATGAAATTCGATCTGAAATAGAGGAGAGTTGCAAGAGAATTAACAGGGAACTAGGGAAGCCTGGATATGAACCCATAGTTTTACTTCACAGTCCATCATCAATCAGCGAGAGAATGGCTTATTATAGCATTGCTGAATGTGTTGTAGTGACAGCCGTGAGGGATGGGATGAACCTGACTCCTTATGAATATATTGTCTGCAGACAAGGAGTATCTGGTGCAGAACCAGGGTCTGATTTGAGTGGGCCTAAGAAGAGCATGCTAGTGGTTTCTGAATTCATCGGCTGTTCTCCTTCCTTGAGTGGTGCGATTCGTGTCAATCCATGGAATGTTGAATCAACTGCCGAGGCAATGAATGAGGCTATATCAATGGCTGATCCAGAGAAGGAGTTGCGACACGAGAAACACTATCGTTATGTTAGCACCCATGATGTAGCTTTTTGGTCAAGAAGCTTCTTGCAAGACATGGAGAGAACTTGTGCTGAACACTTCAGGAAAAGATGCTGGAGCATTGGACTTGGTTTTGGTTTCCGAGTAGTGGCCCTGGATCCTAATTTTAGAAAGCTTTCTATGGATGATATTGTAGATGCTTACTGTCGGGCTAAAAGCAGGGCTATATTGTTGGACTATGATGGCACATTAATGCCTCAGAATTCAATTGTTAAGACTCCAAGTGCACAAGTTATCTCTCTGTTGAATAGACTCTCTGCTGATCCCAGGAATATAGTTTTTATGGTAAGCGGAAGAGGGAGGGACAGCTTAAGCAGGTGGTTTCTTCCATGCAAGAAGTTGGGACTTGCTGCAGAACATGGCTACTTTGTAAG ATGGCCACAACTAGAAGAATGGGAAACATCTGCCCAGAGTTCTGATTTTGGTTGGATGCACCTCGCAGAACCAGTTATGAAATCATACACTGAAGCTACTGATGGTTCTGGaatagaaagaaaagaaagtGCGTTGGTCTGGCATTATCAGGATGCGGATCCTGTATTTGGTTTTTCACAGGCAAAGGAAATGTTGGATCATCTAGAGAGTGTTTTAGCTAATGAACCAGTTGCTGTCAAGAGTGGGCAATTTATTGTAGAAGTCAAGCCTCAG GGTGTAACCAAAGGCTTAGTTGCAGAAAAGGTTTTTGCATCAATGACCGAGAATGAGAAAAAGTTTGATTTTGTGCTCTGCGTGGGTGATGATAGATCTGATGAAGACATGTTTGAAATAATTGGTAATGCAGTGTCGAGGCGACTTCTTTCTCACAACACTGAAGTTTTTGCTTGCACAGTGGGGCAAAAACCAAGCAAAGCCAAATATTATCTGGATGACTCATCTGAAGTGATAGAAATGCTAGAATCTCTAGCCGAAGCTTCTGGTTCTCCAGCTTCATCTGATGAGGAATCTGATAGCTCCCCGAGAAAAGGCAGTCACGTATCATTTATTTGA
- the LOC140805682 gene encoding nifU-like protein 3, chloroplastic, whose translation MCALSAHMNHSFQQFVPSFRKNPILEWSTFSSKWSSFYAGRFHGKHFIGFTFGRTRKHNAGLVVSPICVLPLTEYNVEKVLDEVRPGLMADGGNVVLHEIDGLVVVLKLQGACGSCPSSTMTLKMGIETRLRDKIPEIESVEQILDMETGLELNEENVEKVLSEIRPYLSGTGGGILELIQINDYVVKVRLSGPAAGVMTVRVALTQKLREKIPVIAAVQLME comes from the exons ATGTGTGCGCTCTCCGCTCATATGAATCATTCTTTTCAGCAATTTGTTCCTTCTTTTCGGAAG AATCCCATTTTGGAGTGGAGTACATTTTCATCGAAATGGAGTTCTTTTTATGCAGGTAGATTTCATGGCAAACACTTTATTGGATTTACATTCGGTCGCACAAGGAAACATAATGCCG GACTTGTGGTTTCACCTATTTGCGTGTTGCCATTAACTGAGTATAATGTTGAGAAGGTGTTGGATGAAGTGAGGCCAGGTCTTATGGCAGATGGAGGAAATGTTGTACTACATGAAATTGATGGTCTTGTTGTGGTACTTAAGCTCCAAGGTGCTTGTGGATCGTGCCCGAGTTCAACCATGACACTCAAAATGGGGATTGAGACTCGCCTAAGGGACAAGATCCCCGAGATCGAATCAGTTGAGCAGATACTTGACATGGAAACCGGCCTCGAGTTGAATGAGGAAAATGTGGAGAAG GTTCTATCAGAGATCAGACCGTACTTGTCTGGAACGGGCGGTGGTATACTCGAACTCATCCAAATAAACGACTATGTTGTAAAAGTTCGACTGAGCGGACCTGCGGCTGGAGTGATGACAGTTCGTGTAGCTCTAACgcaaaagttgagagaaaaaataCCAGTTATTGCTGCTGTCCAGTTGATggaatga